One genomic segment of Labeo rohita strain BAU-BD-2019 chromosome 14, IGBB_LRoh.1.0, whole genome shotgun sequence includes these proteins:
- the mospd1 gene encoding motile sperm domain-containing protein 1: MQQQSRQPDLVEGSLPVFVFPTELVFYADEQASHKQVLTLYNPYEFALKFKVLCTAPNKYAVVDATGAVKPQCCVDIVIRHRDVRACHYGVIDKFRLQVSEQSQRKALGRKEVMATLLPSAAQEQPQVRPQEEERRMKEQLADRVFFEQTAFQTDSRSASGGPSLLTVLLGLVCMAALMLPTLGEQESTVPVYLHLSVNKKLVAAYVLGLLTMVILRT; this comes from the exons ATGCAGCAGCAGAGTCGGCAGCCTGACCTAGTGGAGGGAAGCCTTCCAGTGTTTGTGTTCCCCACCGAGCTGGTGTTCTACGCAGATGAGCAGGCTTCACATAAGCAGGTGCTCACCCTCTACAACCCGTATGAGTTTGCTCTTAAATTCAAAG TTTTGTGCACAGCGCCAAACAAGTATGCCGTGGTGGATGCCACTGGTGCTGTTAAACCGCAATGTTGCGTGGATAT CGTGATCCGCCATAGGGATGTGCGGGCCTGTCATTACGGGGTGATTGATAAGTTCCGGCTGCAGGTGTCTGAGCAGAGTCAGAGGAAGGCTTTGGGCAGGAAGGAAGTGATGGCCACTCTGCTGCCCTCCGCCGCTCAGGAGCAGCCCCAGGTCCGGCCCCAGGAAGAGGAGCGCAGGATGAAGGAGCAGCTTGCTGACAGAGTCTTCTTTGAGCAGACTGCAttccagacag ACAGCCGTTCAGCATCTGGGGGTCCCAGCCTCCTCACTGTCCTTTTAGGCCTGGTGTGTATGGCGGCCCTTATGCTCCCAACACTGGGAGAGCAGGAATCCACAGTGCCTGTCTACCTCCACTTAAGTGTTAACAAGAAACTTGTAGCTGCTTATGTTTTAG GTCTTCTTACAATGGTTATTCTGCGCACTTGA